In Camelina sativa cultivar DH55 chromosome 16, Cs, whole genome shotgun sequence, a single window of DNA contains:
- the LOC104750975 gene encoding vacuolar protein sorting-associated protein 52 A-like isoform X1, with the protein MSDISIDALGQAMGDFSNHEKHGFDLGAFVGDLAFEEDSGSEDISLEGLQQELEECQSDEVVSNILSSGAKLRDYAKGVENNLRKVELDSIEDYIKESDNLLSLHDQIRDCDSILSQMETLLSGFQEEIGSISSDIKILQEKSMDMGLRLKNRRVAESKLAKFVEDIIVPPKMIDVIVDGEVNEEYMKTLEILSKKLKFVEADQAVKSSKALKDVEPELEKLRQKAISKVYDFIVQKLIALRKPKTNIQILQQSVLLKYKYIISFLKEHGKEVFMDVRAAYIDTMNKVLSAHFRAYIQALEKLQLDIATAYDLIGVETRTTGLFSRAREPLKNRSAVFALGERIKIIKEIDQPALIPHIAEASSLKYPYEVLFRSLHKLLMDTATSEYIFCDDFFGEESIFYEIFAGPFSVIDEHFNPVLSNCFDAIGLMLMIRIIHHHQLIMSRRRIPCLDSYLDKVNISLWPRFKMVFDSHLSSLRDANIKTLWEDDVHPHYVMRRYAEFTASFIHLNVEYGDGQLDINLERLRMAVDGLILKLAKLFPRPKQQIVFLINNYDMTIAVLKEAGPDGGKIQMHFEELLKSNTSLFVEELLVEHFSDLIKFVKSRASAEDSSSNPERSITIAEVEPLVRDFGSRWKTAIELMDKDIITSFSNFLCGMDILRAALTQLLLYYTRLTDCIKKIDGGSALNRDLVSIQSIMYEIRKYSKTF; encoded by the exons ggCCAAGCAATGGGTGACTTTAGTAATCATGAGAAACATGGATTTGATTTAGGAGCATTTGTTGGGGACTTGGCTTTTGAAGAAGATTCAGGCAG TGAGGATATATCATTGGAAGGTCTTCAACAAGAACTAGAAGAATGTCAAAGTGATGAG GTTGTTTCCAATATACTATCCAGTGGTGCCAAACTTAGAGACTATGCAAAAGGTGTAGAGAACAATCTACGGAAGGTTGAATTGGATTCAATTGAG GATTACATAAAAGAAAGTGATAATCTACTCTCACTTCACGATCAGATTCGTGACTGTGACAGCATCCTCTCACAAATGGAAACTCTCCTCAGTGGATTTCAG GAAGAGATTGGTTCTATAAGTTCAGACATAAAGATTCTCCAAGAAAAATCAATGGACATGGGTTTGAGATTGAAAAACCGCAGG GTGGCTGAATCAAAACTAGCAAAATTCGTTGAAGACATCATAGTGCCACCAAAGATGATCGATGTAATTGTTGATGGAGAG GTTAATGAAGAGTATATGAAAACGCTTGAAATTCTGAGTAAGAAGCTGAAATTTGTAGAAGCAGATCAAGCAGTTAAAAGCTCAAAAGCTTTAAAAGATGTAGAGCCTGAGCTCGAAAAGCTCCGGCAAAAAGCTATTTCCAAG gtgtatgattttattgtcCAGAAGCTTATAGCCCTTAGGAAACCCAAAACCAACATTCAAATTCTTCAACAGAGTGTGTTATTAAAGTACAA GTATATTATCTCCTTCCTCAAAGAACATGGAAAAGAAGTGTTTATGGATGTCCGTGCTGCATATATTGATACCATGAACAAg GTGTTAAGTGCACATTTTCGTGCTTATATTCAAGCCCTTGAGAAGCTACAGTTAGATATAGCCACAGCATATGACTTGATTGGGGTGGAGACTAGAACCACCGGCCTCTTCTCCAGAGCAAGGGAGCCACTAAAGAACCGTTCTGCCGTTTTTGCTTTGGGTGAGAggataaaaattataaag GAAATTGATCAACCTGCTTTGATCCCTCACATAGCCGAAGCCAGCTCGCTCAAATATCCTTATGAAGTGCTCTTCAGGAGCTTGCACAAGCTACTTATGGATACAGCTACTTCTGA atatatattttgtgatgATTTCTTTGGTGAAGAGTCCATATTCTATGAAATCTTTGCAG GTCCATTCTCTGTCATTGATGAGCACTTCAATCCTGTTCTTTCAAACTGTTTTGATGCTATCGGCCTGATGCTTATGATTCGCATAATACACCACCACCAG CTTATAATGTCTCGGCGGAGGATTCCATGCCTGGATTCATATCTGGACAAG GTTAATATTTCATTGTGGCCTCGTTTCAAGATGGTGTTTGACTCACACCTCAGCAGTCTGCGAGATGCAAACATTAAGACATTATGGGAAGATGATGTTCATCCACACTATGTGATGAGGCGTTATGCTGAATTCACGGCTTCGTTTATTCACCTGAATGTCGAATATGGAGATGGGCAG CTTGATATAAATCTGGAGCGGTTAAGAATGGCTGTAGATGGCTTGATTCTCAAGCTTGCGAAGTTGTTCCCAAGGCCAAAGCAGCAAATTGTGTTTCTCATAAACAACTACGATATGACAATTGCTGTGCTGAAG GAAGCGGGACCAGATGGTGGGAAAATTCAAATGCATTTTGAGGAATTGCTAAAGAGCAACACTTCGTTATTTGTG GAAGAACTGCTGGTGGAACATTTCAGtgatttgataaaatttgtgaaaagtCGAGCTT CAGCTGAGGATTCAAGTTCAAATCCAGAGAGGTCCATAACAATTGCTGAAGTAGAGCCACTGGTGAGGGACTTTGGAAGCAGATGGAAGACAGCGATTGAGTTGATGGACAAAGATATCATAACTTCGTTCAGTAACTTCTTGTGCGGTATGGATATCTTGAGAGCTGCATTGACACAACTATTACTCTATTACACAAGACTCACAGACTGCATCAAGAAGATAGATGGTGGATCTGCTCTGAACAGGGATCTTGTCTCCATTCAATCTATCATGTACGAGATCAGGAAATACTCCAagactttttga
- the LOC104750975 gene encoding vacuolar protein sorting-associated protein 52 A-like isoform X2, translated as MSDISIDALGQAMGDFSNHEKHGFDLGAFVGDLAFEEDSGSEDISLEGLQQELEECQSDEVVSNILSSGAKLRDYAKGVENNLRKVELDSIEDYIKESDNLLSLHDQIRDCDSILSQMETLLSGFQEEIGSISSDIKILQEKSMDMGLRLKNRRVAESKLAKFVEDIIVPPKMIDVIVDGEVNEEYMKTLEILSKKLKFVEADQAVKSSKALKDVEPELEKLRQKAISKVYDFIVQKLIALRKPKTNIQILQQSVLLKYKYIISFLKEHGKEVFMDVRAAYIDTMNKVLSAHFRAYIQALEKLQLDIATAYDLIGVETRTTGLFSRAREPLKNRSAVFALGERIKIIKEIDQPALIPHIAEASSLKYPYEVLFRSLHKLLMDTATSEYIFCDDFFGEESIFYEIFAGPFSVIDEHFNPVLSNCFDAIGLMLMIRIIHHHQLIMSRRRIPCLDSYLDKVNISLWPRFKMVFDSHLSSLRDANIKTLWEDDVHPHYVMRRYAEFTASFIHLNVEYGDGQLDINLERLRMAVDGLILKLAKLFPRPKQQIVFLINNYDMTIAVLKEAGPDGGKIQMHFEELLKSNTSLFVEELLVEHFSDLIKFVKSRASEDSSSNPERSITIAEVEPLVRDFGSRWKTAIELMDKDIITSFSNFLCGMDILRAALTQLLLYYTRLTDCIKKIDGGSALNRDLVSIQSIMYEIRKYSKTF; from the exons ggCCAAGCAATGGGTGACTTTAGTAATCATGAGAAACATGGATTTGATTTAGGAGCATTTGTTGGGGACTTGGCTTTTGAAGAAGATTCAGGCAG TGAGGATATATCATTGGAAGGTCTTCAACAAGAACTAGAAGAATGTCAAAGTGATGAG GTTGTTTCCAATATACTATCCAGTGGTGCCAAACTTAGAGACTATGCAAAAGGTGTAGAGAACAATCTACGGAAGGTTGAATTGGATTCAATTGAG GATTACATAAAAGAAAGTGATAATCTACTCTCACTTCACGATCAGATTCGTGACTGTGACAGCATCCTCTCACAAATGGAAACTCTCCTCAGTGGATTTCAG GAAGAGATTGGTTCTATAAGTTCAGACATAAAGATTCTCCAAGAAAAATCAATGGACATGGGTTTGAGATTGAAAAACCGCAGG GTGGCTGAATCAAAACTAGCAAAATTCGTTGAAGACATCATAGTGCCACCAAAGATGATCGATGTAATTGTTGATGGAGAG GTTAATGAAGAGTATATGAAAACGCTTGAAATTCTGAGTAAGAAGCTGAAATTTGTAGAAGCAGATCAAGCAGTTAAAAGCTCAAAAGCTTTAAAAGATGTAGAGCCTGAGCTCGAAAAGCTCCGGCAAAAAGCTATTTCCAAG gtgtatgattttattgtcCAGAAGCTTATAGCCCTTAGGAAACCCAAAACCAACATTCAAATTCTTCAACAGAGTGTGTTATTAAAGTACAA GTATATTATCTCCTTCCTCAAAGAACATGGAAAAGAAGTGTTTATGGATGTCCGTGCTGCATATATTGATACCATGAACAAg GTGTTAAGTGCACATTTTCGTGCTTATATTCAAGCCCTTGAGAAGCTACAGTTAGATATAGCCACAGCATATGACTTGATTGGGGTGGAGACTAGAACCACCGGCCTCTTCTCCAGAGCAAGGGAGCCACTAAAGAACCGTTCTGCCGTTTTTGCTTTGGGTGAGAggataaaaattataaag GAAATTGATCAACCTGCTTTGATCCCTCACATAGCCGAAGCCAGCTCGCTCAAATATCCTTATGAAGTGCTCTTCAGGAGCTTGCACAAGCTACTTATGGATACAGCTACTTCTGA atatatattttgtgatgATTTCTTTGGTGAAGAGTCCATATTCTATGAAATCTTTGCAG GTCCATTCTCTGTCATTGATGAGCACTTCAATCCTGTTCTTTCAAACTGTTTTGATGCTATCGGCCTGATGCTTATGATTCGCATAATACACCACCACCAG CTTATAATGTCTCGGCGGAGGATTCCATGCCTGGATTCATATCTGGACAAG GTTAATATTTCATTGTGGCCTCGTTTCAAGATGGTGTTTGACTCACACCTCAGCAGTCTGCGAGATGCAAACATTAAGACATTATGGGAAGATGATGTTCATCCACACTATGTGATGAGGCGTTATGCTGAATTCACGGCTTCGTTTATTCACCTGAATGTCGAATATGGAGATGGGCAG CTTGATATAAATCTGGAGCGGTTAAGAATGGCTGTAGATGGCTTGATTCTCAAGCTTGCGAAGTTGTTCCCAAGGCCAAAGCAGCAAATTGTGTTTCTCATAAACAACTACGATATGACAATTGCTGTGCTGAAG GAAGCGGGACCAGATGGTGGGAAAATTCAAATGCATTTTGAGGAATTGCTAAAGAGCAACACTTCGTTATTTGTG GAAGAACTGCTGGTGGAACATTTCAGtgatttgataaaatttgtgaaaagtCGAGCTT CTGAGGATTCAAGTTCAAATCCAGAGAGGTCCATAACAATTGCTGAAGTAGAGCCACTGGTGAGGGACTTTGGAAGCAGATGGAAGACAGCGATTGAGTTGATGGACAAAGATATCATAACTTCGTTCAGTAACTTCTTGTGCGGTATGGATATCTTGAGAGCTGCATTGACACAACTATTACTCTATTACACAAGACTCACAGACTGCATCAAGAAGATAGATGGTGGATCTGCTCTGAACAGGGATCTTGTCTCCATTCAATCTATCATGTACGAGATCAGGAAATACTCCAagactttttga
- the LOC104750975 gene encoding vacuolar protein sorting-associated protein 52 A-like isoform X3, which yields METLLSGFQEEIGSISSDIKILQEKSMDMGLRLKNRRVAESKLAKFVEDIIVPPKMIDVIVDGEVNEEYMKTLEILSKKLKFVEADQAVKSSKALKDVEPELEKLRQKAISKVYDFIVQKLIALRKPKTNIQILQQSVLLKYKYIISFLKEHGKEVFMDVRAAYIDTMNKVLSAHFRAYIQALEKLQLDIATAYDLIGVETRTTGLFSRAREPLKNRSAVFALGERIKIIKEIDQPALIPHIAEASSLKYPYEVLFRSLHKLLMDTATSEYIFCDDFFGEESIFYEIFAGPFSVIDEHFNPVLSNCFDAIGLMLMIRIIHHHQLIMSRRRIPCLDSYLDKVNISLWPRFKMVFDSHLSSLRDANIKTLWEDDVHPHYVMRRYAEFTASFIHLNVEYGDGQLDINLERLRMAVDGLILKLAKLFPRPKQQIVFLINNYDMTIAVLKEAGPDGGKIQMHFEELLKSNTSLFVEELLVEHFSDLIKFVKSRASAEDSSSNPERSITIAEVEPLVRDFGSRWKTAIELMDKDIITSFSNFLCGMDILRAALTQLLLYYTRLTDCIKKIDGGSALNRDLVSIQSIMYEIRKYSKTF from the exons ATGGAAACTCTCCTCAGTGGATTTCAG GAAGAGATTGGTTCTATAAGTTCAGACATAAAGATTCTCCAAGAAAAATCAATGGACATGGGTTTGAGATTGAAAAACCGCAGG GTGGCTGAATCAAAACTAGCAAAATTCGTTGAAGACATCATAGTGCCACCAAAGATGATCGATGTAATTGTTGATGGAGAG GTTAATGAAGAGTATATGAAAACGCTTGAAATTCTGAGTAAGAAGCTGAAATTTGTAGAAGCAGATCAAGCAGTTAAAAGCTCAAAAGCTTTAAAAGATGTAGAGCCTGAGCTCGAAAAGCTCCGGCAAAAAGCTATTTCCAAG gtgtatgattttattgtcCAGAAGCTTATAGCCCTTAGGAAACCCAAAACCAACATTCAAATTCTTCAACAGAGTGTGTTATTAAAGTACAA GTATATTATCTCCTTCCTCAAAGAACATGGAAAAGAAGTGTTTATGGATGTCCGTGCTGCATATATTGATACCATGAACAAg GTGTTAAGTGCACATTTTCGTGCTTATATTCAAGCCCTTGAGAAGCTACAGTTAGATATAGCCACAGCATATGACTTGATTGGGGTGGAGACTAGAACCACCGGCCTCTTCTCCAGAGCAAGGGAGCCACTAAAGAACCGTTCTGCCGTTTTTGCTTTGGGTGAGAggataaaaattataaag GAAATTGATCAACCTGCTTTGATCCCTCACATAGCCGAAGCCAGCTCGCTCAAATATCCTTATGAAGTGCTCTTCAGGAGCTTGCACAAGCTACTTATGGATACAGCTACTTCTGA atatatattttgtgatgATTTCTTTGGTGAAGAGTCCATATTCTATGAAATCTTTGCAG GTCCATTCTCTGTCATTGATGAGCACTTCAATCCTGTTCTTTCAAACTGTTTTGATGCTATCGGCCTGATGCTTATGATTCGCATAATACACCACCACCAG CTTATAATGTCTCGGCGGAGGATTCCATGCCTGGATTCATATCTGGACAAG GTTAATATTTCATTGTGGCCTCGTTTCAAGATGGTGTTTGACTCACACCTCAGCAGTCTGCGAGATGCAAACATTAAGACATTATGGGAAGATGATGTTCATCCACACTATGTGATGAGGCGTTATGCTGAATTCACGGCTTCGTTTATTCACCTGAATGTCGAATATGGAGATGGGCAG CTTGATATAAATCTGGAGCGGTTAAGAATGGCTGTAGATGGCTTGATTCTCAAGCTTGCGAAGTTGTTCCCAAGGCCAAAGCAGCAAATTGTGTTTCTCATAAACAACTACGATATGACAATTGCTGTGCTGAAG GAAGCGGGACCAGATGGTGGGAAAATTCAAATGCATTTTGAGGAATTGCTAAAGAGCAACACTTCGTTATTTGTG GAAGAACTGCTGGTGGAACATTTCAGtgatttgataaaatttgtgaaaagtCGAGCTT CAGCTGAGGATTCAAGTTCAAATCCAGAGAGGTCCATAACAATTGCTGAAGTAGAGCCACTGGTGAGGGACTTTGGAAGCAGATGGAAGACAGCGATTGAGTTGATGGACAAAGATATCATAACTTCGTTCAGTAACTTCTTGTGCGGTATGGATATCTTGAGAGCTGCATTGACACAACTATTACTCTATTACACAAGACTCACAGACTGCATCAAGAAGATAGATGGTGGATCTGCTCTGAACAGGGATCTTGTCTCCATTCAATCTATCATGTACGAGATCAGGAAATACTCCAagactttttga